Within Candidatus Rubrimentiphilum sp., the genomic segment ACGACGACGCCATCCGCGCCGTCAAGCTCATGGTATCGAAAATTGCCGACGCAATCATCGAAGGCAAGACCGAGACGGAGAGCTCGCTCGACGTCACGGAATACGACGGTACGAGCGTCGACTATAGCGGCTTCGAAGAAGAACCGGTGACGACGCTGGCCGAAGCCGAGGCGGAGGCAACGGTTTGAGCTTGGCTTACCAACCAAAAGCGGACGAGATCAAAAAACTGCGCGAGGCCACCGACGCGCCGATGATGGATTGCAAACGTGCGCTCGCAGAGGCGGACGGCGATTTCGACAAGGCGCGCGAAGGGCTGTTGGCCCGTGGCGCCGCGCAGGCGCAGAAGAAAGCCGACCGCGCAGCCAACGAAGGCCTCGTTGCTAGTTACATCCACGCGGGCGGCAAGATCGGCGTGCTGGTCGAGGTGAACAGCGAGACCGACTTTGTGGCGCGCAACCCGAAGTTTAGCGAATTGACCCGCGACATCGCGATGCATGTCGCCGCCATGTCCCCTCTCTACGTGGACCGCGAAAGCGTCCCGCCGGAGGTCGTCGAAAGTGTGCGGCAGGAGCTGGCGGGCACGGTTCCGCCGGGAAAACCGGCAGAGATCGCAGCGAAAATTGTCGAGGGAAAAATGAACAAGTGGTTTGAGGAACACTGTCTTCTCGACCAACCGTTCGTCAGAGACGACACCATAAGCGTCGGCGATTTAATCAACCGCCTCGTCGGCGTTCTGGGCGAGAACATCAAGGTGCGCCGCTTCACGAAGTACGCACTGGGAGATCGCTAAAGCGATGGCCGCGCAGCCGAGATTCCGCCGCGTCCTGTTGAAGATCTCCGGAGAGGCGTTCGCCGGAACAGAATCCGGCATCGACGTCACCACGACCGACGAAATGGCCAAACAGGTGGCCGAGGTCAGCCGCGAGGGCGTTTCCGTCGCCATCGTCGTTGGCGGCGGTAACATCTGGCGCGGAAAGGTCCACGAGGAAGCCGGCATGGACCGCGCGACTGCCGACTACATGGGCATGCTCGCCACCGTTATTAACGCACTCGCCTTGCAAGACTCACTCGAAAGAACGGGCATTCCGGCGCGCGTGCAAACCGCGATCGCCATGCACCAGATCGCCGAGCCGTACATCCGGCGCCGCGCAATCCGCCATCTCGAAAAGGGCCGCGTCGTGATATTTGCAGGCGGCACGGGCAACCCGTACTTTACAACCGATACGACCGCGGCGCTGCGCGCAGTCGAAGTGAACGCCGAGGCATTGCTGAAGGCGACGCGGGTTGACGGCATCTATACCGCCGATCCCAAAAAGGATCCCACCGCGACACGTTTCGATCAGCTCCCCTATCTGGAGGTGCTGCAGCGAGGTTTGGAAGTGATGGACAATACGGCGCTGACGCTCTGCATGGATAACAACCTGCCGATCATCGTTTTCGATATGGCCGTGCCGGGCAACATCCGCCGCGTCATCTGGGGCGAATCGATCGGCACGACGGTCGGAAAGTCCAGCGTGCTCACGTTCGCCGGATCGGCCGGTTCGTAATGGCCGACAGTTTTAAAGAAGCCGAAGGCAAGATGACCAAGTGCGTCGATGCGACGCGCGCGGAATTCGCCGCGATTCGCACGGGCCGGGCGACGCCGGCACTGCTCGACCGCCTGCATGTTGAAGCCTACGGCACGTCGGTGCCGCTCAAACAAGTCGCCACGGTAAGCGTCCCGGATCCGCGTTCACTCATGATCGCCGCGTTCGACCGCAACACGGTGGGCGATATTCGCAAAGCCATCGAGAAGAGCGACTTGGGCCTGACGCCCAACGTGGACGGCAATTCGATCCGTCTGTCGATTCCGGCACTCAACGAAGAACGCCGCAAAGACCTGGTTAAAATCGTCAAAAAGAAAGGCGAAGACGGCAAGATTGCCGTCCGCAACGTTCGTCACAAAGTGCATGACGATCTGCGCGCGCAGCTCAAAGATCACGAGATCACCGAGGACGACAACAAACGCATGCAGGACCAGCTCCAAAAAACGACCGATCGCTTCATCAAAGAGATCGATCAGCTGGTCGCTGCCAAAGAAAAAGAGATCATGGAGGTATAGGAGCTGCTTGAAGAGCTGGTCCTCATGCCCGAAGTCCAAGCGCGCCGGATGCTCTCCGGCCGCATTGGCGCATTTTCCGTCCTCGCGCCCGTAGGCTCGTTCGCCGGAAAAGGCACACTACGCGTGCTACGCGTCACCACTTGTCATGGTGAGGTTGCTTGTCATCCTGAGGTATCGAAGGACCCCGAGGTAACGAGGGGCGAGCAACTCGAGCTAACCTGCGGCTATGAATCCTACGAGCGCATTAACTGATGGCTCGAGTATTGCAGCCCTTCGTCTCCGCTCAGGATGACAAAACGGAACTCGATCTCGCCAAGCTCCCGCGTCACGTCGCGATCATTATGGACGGCAACCGCCGGTGGGCGAAAAGCCGGGGTGTGCCCGCGATAGAAGGTCACCGTCGCGGGATGCTTGCGCTGCGAGAAGTAACGCGCGCGTGCAGCGATCTCGGCATTCCGATTTTAACCGTCTACGGTTTCTCCACCGAAAACTGGCGCCGCGACGCGACGGAGATCTCGCTGTTGCTCGACCTGTGCGTGTATTTCGCGCAGAACGAACTCATCGAACTGAGCCGCAATAACGTACGCGTAAACGTTATCGGCGCGTATCGCGCCCTGCCGCAGAGTTCGCGAGAGGCTCTCGATCGCTTGATGGAGCGAACCGCCGGCAATACCGGTCTGGTGCTCAATCTGGCCGTCAACTACAGCGCTCGCGCCGAGTTGCAGCGCGCGGTCAAAGCGATTGCGGCGGATGTGGCGTCTGGCGTTTTGCAGCCCGACGCGATCGATGACGCGACCATTTCGTCGTATCTCTACACCGCCGATCAGCCCGATCCGGACATGCTCATCCGTCCGGGCGGCGAGCACCGGCTCTCAAACTTTCTTCTTTATCAACTCGCTTACACCGAGCTCGTGATGAGCGACGTGTTCTGGCCGGACTTTGGAAGGGACGAATTCATGCGTACGCTGCTGGAGTTTCAGAAGCGGCAGCGGCGCTTCGGGGGCGCGTGAACACGGCGACCCGGCGCGTCCTCGTCGGGATCGCGCTTGCCGTCGTCGGGCTGGGTTCGGTGTTCGTGCCGATCGCATTTTACGTTGTGATCTTGGCGGTCGGCGCGGTGAGTCTCTACGAGTTAGCGCGGCTGTGCGAAATCAAAGGAACGCCCCTGGAATATCAAGTCGCCATCCCGGGCGTACTGATCTACATTCTGCTGAGCATATTCGGCTTGCTGTCGCGCTGGGAGGGCGTGCTGCTGGCGTCGGTCGTGCTGGTGGCGTTTTGGCTGGGGATGTACGGCGAGCAGAAAGGTTACTTCGCGCGCACCGCTTACACGTTGCTGGCGGTCTTGTACATCGGCAAACTGCTGACGTACTTCATTTTTATCCGGCAAGTACCGGGTCGAGGGTTGGATTGGACGCTGTTCGTGATCGTGCTGATCGCACTGACGGACATCTTGGCGATGGTCATCGGCTCGCTGATTGGACGCACGAGTCTGACGAAGATCTCACCCAAGAAAACCGTGGAGGGTTCGGCCGGAGCTCTGGTGTTGGTAACGGCGATTGGGGCCTTTCTCGGAACGACGCCGTACTTGGGCATGCAGTGGTGGCAAGGCGCGGCGCTGGGCGCGGTCACGTGTTTGGCGGCGCAGGCCGGCGACTTGGTAGAGTCGGCGCTGAAACGCGACGCCGGCGTGAAGGATAGCGGCACGGTGATACAAGGCCATGGCGGTGTGCTCGATCGTTTCGACTCGTATCTTTTCGGCGGCATGGCGTTCTACGGCATGCTGCACGTGATCGGATTGCTTCCCTTTGCGTAAGCGCGTAGCGATTCTCGGAAGCACCGGCTCGATTGGGACGCAAGCGCTCGACGTTATCGCGCATCACCCCGA encodes:
- the tsf gene encoding translation elongation factor Ts, whose amino-acid sequence is MSLAYQPKADEIKKLREATDAPMMDCKRALAEADGDFDKAREGLLARGAAQAQKKADRAANEGLVASYIHAGGKIGVLVEVNSETDFVARNPKFSELTRDIAMHVAAMSPLYVDRESVPPEVVESVRQELAGTVPPGKPAEIAAKIVEGKMNKWFEEHCLLDQPFVRDDTISVGDLINRLVGVLGENIKVRRFTKYALGDR
- the pyrH gene encoding UMP kinase, translating into MAAQPRFRRVLLKISGEAFAGTESGIDVTTTDEMAKQVAEVSREGVSVAIVVGGGNIWRGKVHEEAGMDRATADYMGMLATVINALALQDSLERTGIPARVQTAIAMHQIAEPYIRRRAIRHLEKGRVVIFAGGTGNPYFTTDTTAALRAVEVNAEALLKATRVDGIYTADPKKDPTATRFDQLPYLEVLQRGLEVMDNTALTLCMDNNLPIIVFDMAVPGNIRRVIWGESIGTTVGKSSVLTFAGSAGS
- the frr gene encoding ribosome recycling factor gives rise to the protein MADSFKEAEGKMTKCVDATRAEFAAIRTGRATPALLDRLHVEAYGTSVPLKQVATVSVPDPRSLMIAAFDRNTVGDIRKAIEKSDLGLTPNVDGNSIRLSIPALNEERRKDLVKIVKKKGEDGKIAVRNVRHKVHDDLRAQLKDHEITEDDNKRMQDQLQKTTDRFIKEIDQLVAAKEKEIMEV
- a CDS encoding isoprenyl transferase; amino-acid sequence: MARVLQPFVSAQDDKTELDLAKLPRHVAIIMDGNRRWAKSRGVPAIEGHRRGMLALREVTRACSDLGIPILTVYGFSTENWRRDATEISLLLDLCVYFAQNELIELSRNNVRVNVIGAYRALPQSSREALDRLMERTAGNTGLVLNLAVNYSARAELQRAVKAIAADVASGVLQPDAIDDATISSYLYTADQPDPDMLIRPGGEHRLSNFLLYQLAYTELVMSDVFWPDFGRDEFMRTLLEFQKRQRRFGGA
- a CDS encoding phosphatidate cytidylyltransferase; the encoded protein is MNTATRRVLVGIALAVVGLGSVFVPIAFYVVILAVGAVSLYELARLCEIKGTPLEYQVAIPGVLIYILLSIFGLLSRWEGVLLASVVLVAFWLGMYGEQKGYFARTAYTLLAVLYIGKLLTYFIFIRQVPGRGLDWTLFVIVLIALTDILAMVIGSLIGRTSLTKISPKKTVEGSAGALVLVTAIGAFLGTTPYLGMQWWQGAALGAVTCLAAQAGDLVESALKRDAGVKDSGTVIQGHGGVLDRFDSYLFGGMAFYGMLHVIGLLPFA